AGCATTCCTAACCTCAGGTACATAATGAAGCAGAGACCCCATGTATTTCACCTCAAACGTTTTGAAAATTGGTTTACCTATCATACCATAAACTGAATGAAATCGCTGTCTTAGGGGGATTCATCACACAAAAAAAATGCAAAGAAAAAAGCCGCCCCATAAGCTACATTACAGCTCGGGAACGACTTTACTTATTAATGATGATGTCCACCACCGCCATGATTCTCCTGTTCATCATTCTCTATCGTGTCCTGTTCTTCTTCACTCAAGTCACCAACGACAAATCGTTTGATCGGCGTAAGTGTTTGTTTCTCTGAGACGGTCGCTTCAGCTTTGACATAATAAATTCCATCTGTACCTACTGGAAGAAGAGCTGTGTACATACCATTCGTCGCGGGCTCTCCATCCATGTAAATTGCGTTTTCCCGATCATTTTCCTTCCAAACCGAAAACACAACCTTTGCGTCTTGAATCGGTTCATCCCCGTTTGTCACCATGACCTCTACTGTCGCCTCCTGATCGGGCTGAACGTCACCGACAATTGAAAGCTCTGTGTCCAAAGGAGGCTGTTGAGTGTACAACGTTTCGACGCCTGGTGAAAGACTGCACCCAGTTATAATGAACAGGAGCATCACCCCCATAATGATGTTTGAACCAATCATCTTACTCATCCTATTCATCCCTCCTATGCATTCAGAAACGCCTTCAAACGAGGCACTCGCTTGACAATCAGAAAATCAATCAATGCGACAATGATGATGGATAAGCCAACGAGTGGAAAAAAAACACCGAAGAAAAGAATGAGTAACCATACCCAGCGAAGCTTCGATATTGGTGGTGCTTTTGGTGCTCCAAGGTTTCCTTCAGGCTTTCGCTTCTTCCAGAGCCAAAAGCCGCTCAACACAATTCCAAGAATACCGAGGCAAATGAGAGAGCCGATGAGCTGATTAATCAACCCAAATTGCGTTCCTCGGTGCAGCGTAATCCCTAATGCAATCGTCTTTCCTGCTATGCCATAATCGTCAAAACGATAATCAGCCAAAACGGCTCCTGAATACTGATCAATGTGCACGGTCGCCTCATCCTGCGCGCGTGGAGGGAACGTGGATATCGTATACACACCTTCAGGGCTCGTTGGTATTAACACATCATAGGCTGGAAACACATCTCTTTGCTGTGCTGTTGCAACAACATTATCAATTGATACAGGGACGGCTTCTTGCGGCGTTGATTCCGGTACTGGAAGCTCCTCCGCATTCCATGACACGTCACCTAGCTCACCTGTGGTCATATTTGATGTTGGTGCATCACCAACCCATATGGATGGCGGATATCCTTCACCCGAATTCGTGGCGACAACCTGAACAATATTCCCCCATAAACCCGACCAAGGCAAGCCCGTCATGATGAGAAAAAACATACCTGCAGAGATCCAGACCGCAGGAACGACGTGCAAATCCCTTGCCGCAAGCTTCTTCCCTTTTGACAGGCGTGGAAGCCACGTTCCCCATATGCCTTTTTTTCTCGGCCACCACATATAGAGACCTGTAAAAATTAAGATAATTGCCCAGCAAGCCGCTAATTCAACAATTCGATCGCCCAGAGTGCCAGCACTTAGCTCCCCATGGATGACTTCCAATTGGTTCATAATCATCCGATCATCTCTCATTGACCCAAGAATGGTTCCATTGTAAGGGTCAACAAATACCGTTGTCGCTTCCCCAGCATTCATCATTCCAACCTCAGCAGAACGATCTTCGCTATCCTGTGGTCGATAACGATTAATCATAGCGCCAGGGTATTCCTCTTTAACAAGCGCAATTTGAGCGGACGGTGCCATCGCTTCGCCCTGCGCCTCAACATGGTAATACTCATGGTACAGCGCCTCTTGAATCTGAGGCTTGTACAAATAAATGCCCCCAGTAAGCGCCAATATGAATAAAAAGGGCATCACAATAAGCCCAGCATAAAAATGCCAACGCCAAATGGATTTATACAAAGCAGATCGCCGTGCTTGTTTCGTGTTGTTGTTTTCTTTTTCCACGATTTTTTTTCCCCCTTGTACGTCCTACATGTAGCGTACAGAAGAAGGAGGAAGCCAACAAGGTCTAAACAGCTTCAAATGTGATCATTTGTTGAAAGCCTACATTTTTTCATAATTAAAATTTCAAGGGGATTTGAGACCATAAAAACAAGCCTCCAAGAATAGCTATGCCAGTCAGTAAATTTTTCACAAAATGTGGCATCGTAAGGGGACGTAATAATAACCCCACAATCATTCCTGCACTAAACATCATCAGTAGGACCGTCGCACCTTGAATTGCGATATCACTGACCACTTGTTGAATCTTTAAAAACTGCATGCTGTCCACTTAAATCCCCTCCCCTATAAGGATTGTCGGTCAAATGGCTTAGAAGGTTTAGAGATTTTTAAAACTTCCTGGGTCTATTAACTCAACTTTCTCAGAGAAAAATATTTTTAATGTTGACTGTGCCTGAGGTGAAGCAAGGTGAAATTGATCGATTAACATCTTGAAAAGATGTGTAAAAAAAAATGCTAATGTTCACAATCCTGTATCTTGAAAAGATTTTCTTTTATAACAAAGTGGACTTCCACACCATTAGTAACGACTGCTTCGTCAAAATACTTCGCTTTCCGCGGGCACGGCTTCAGCTTCCTCGGAAAGCAAAAGCGGCTTTCCTGCGGGATCTTCAGCTCGCGCTGTTCCCGCAGGAGTCTGCGTATGTTGACTACGCTGAGGTTAGTTTCTGCGTTTTAATTCATATTACAGCATAAAATGAGGCCATCATTTAAAGATGCTACTAGCGAGACTCCAGCGGCAAAGAAAACACGACGAGGTCTTCTCGAGTCGATGTTGCCCTTGTACCCGTAGGGTGAAAAGAAAACACGATGAGTCGTACTTGCGAATCGATGTTGAACTTATGCCACTTATGGTGACAGCGAGCTTATGGCAGCTTGTATAAAAAGCAACTACAACGTTGGTTTTTAGGTTTACCCAATGATATCTAAGCGTGCCTGCAAAAAAGGTGCATTTTATTTCCATTTACTTGTCTTAAGAAAGAGAAGCACTCAACCTGTCTTTTTATGTGTTTGACGATGCTTCACCTTATTCTAGTTACAGAATATAGCAAGCTCTTTTAAATGGTTCTCCCTATAAAAATCTAACCTCTTACTCTAGGGCGTGTCTTAAATCTCGCTAAGAGGCATCTGTCACCACCTTTCCGTCCCCATCTGCATTCCTTTTCCTTGACTTACGTCCGGTAC
This genomic interval from Aureibacillus halotolerans contains the following:
- a CDS encoding FixH family protein; the protein is MSKMIGSNIIMGVMLLFIITGCSLSPGVETLYTQQPPLDTELSIVGDVQPDQEATVEVMVTNGDEPIQDAKVVFSVWKENDRENAIYMDGEPATNGMYTALLPVGTDGIYYVKAEATVSEKQTLTPIKRFVVGDLSEEEQDTIENDEQENHGGGGHHH
- a CDS encoding PepSY-associated TM helix domain-containing protein; translated protein: MEKENNNTKQARRSALYKSIWRWHFYAGLIVMPFLFILALTGGIYLYKPQIQEALYHEYYHVEAQGEAMAPSAQIALVKEEYPGAMINRYRPQDSEDRSAEVGMMNAGEATTVFVDPYNGTILGSMRDDRMIMNQLEVIHGELSAGTLGDRIVELAACWAIILIFTGLYMWWPRKKGIWGTWLPRLSKGKKLAARDLHVVPAVWISAGMFFLIMTGLPWSGLWGNIVQVVATNSGEGYPPSIWVGDAPTSNMTTGELGDVSWNAEELPVPESTPQEAVPVSIDNVVATAQQRDVFPAYDVLIPTSPEGVYTISTFPPRAQDEATVHIDQYSGAVLADYRFDDYGIAGKTIALGITLHRGTQFGLINQLIGSLICLGILGIVLSGFWLWKKRKPEGNLGAPKAPPISKLRWVWLLILFFGVFFPLVGLSIIIVALIDFLIVKRVPRLKAFLNA